A genome region from Hevea brasiliensis isolate MT/VB/25A 57/8 chromosome 9, ASM3005281v1, whole genome shotgun sequence includes the following:
- the LOC110665749 gene encoding UNC93-like protein 1 encodes MGFQGDEEFGNNNLPFNNNLPSKSIFRYNSPLVQVTLIGLVCFCCPGMFNALSGMGGGGQVDPTAANNANTALYTTFAVFGILGGGIYNILGPRLTLVAGCSTYILYAGSFLYYNHYQHQAFAIAAGAILGIGAGLLWAGEGAIMTSYPPPNRKGTYISLFWSVFNMGGVIGGLIPFILNYHRSEAASVNDGTYIGFMCFMTFGTLLSLAILPPSKVVRDDGTVCTHIKYSKVSTEAIEIMKMFLNWKMLLIVPAAWASNFFYSYQFNNVNAAHFNLRTRGLNNVFYWGAQMLGSVGIGYILDFSFQSRRTRGFVGIGIVGLLGTAIWGGGLANQLKYSYDDLPPKLDFKDSGSDFAGPFVLYFSYGLLDAMFQSLVYWVIGALADDSEILSRYVGFYKGVQSAGAAVAWQIDSHKVPMLSQLIVNWSLTTVSYPLLFVLVMLAVQDDHNDKERIANNLADPVSAKDTNKPV; translated from the exons ATGGGTTTTCAAGGAGATGAAGAATTCGGCAATAATAATTTGCCATTCAATAATAATTTGCCAAGCAAATCCATTTTCAGGTACAACTCACCATTAGTCCAGGTCACCCTTATAGGTTTGGTGTGCTTCTGCTGCCCTGGAATGTTCAATGCCCTCTCCGGAATGGGTGGAGGTGGCCAGGTCGACCCTACTGCTGCCAACAACGCCAACACCGCCCTCTACACCACCTTCGCTGTCTTCGGCATTCTGGGTGGTGGCATCTACAACATCTTGGGTCCTCGCCTCACCCTCGTCGCCGGTTGCAGCACTTATATCTTATACGCTGGGTCTTTCCTCTACTACAACCACTATCAGCATCAGGCTTTTGCCATCGCCGCTGGTGCCATACTTGGCATCGGGGCGGGGCTACTATGGGCTGGGGAGGGAGCTATCATGACCTCCTATCCTCCCCCAAATCGGAAGGGGACTTATATTTCCCTCTTCTGGAGCGTCTTCAATATGGGAGGTGTCATCGGTGGGCTAATTCCATTCATTCTCAATTACCATCGCAGTGAGGCGGCTTCGGTTAATGATGGCACCTATATCGGCTTCATGTGCTTTATGACCTTTGGAACATTGCTTTCCTTGGCTATTTTGCCCCCTAGCAAGGTGGTCCGCGACGATGGCACTGTTTGCACCCACATCAAGTACTCTAAGGTCTCCACGGAAGCCATTGAGATTATGAAGATGTTCCTCAACTGGAAGATGCTACTAATAGTCCCTGCtgcttgggccagcaatttcttCTATAGTTACCAGTTCAATAATGTGAACGCAGCACACTTCAATTTGAGAACGAGGGGCTTGAACAATGTGTTCTACTGGGGAGCCCAGATGCTGGGCTCTGTTGGGATTGGGTACATATTGGATTTCAGTTTCCAGAGCAGAAGGACGAGGGGATTTGTTGGGATTGGGATTGTGGGACTGCTTGGGACTGCAATCTGGGGAGGTGGACTTGCCAACCAGCTCAAATACTCCTATGACGATTTGCCGCCCAAGTTGGACTTTAAGGACTCTGGTTCTGATTTCGCTGGGCCTTTCGTTCTGTATTTCAGTTATGGATTGCTAGATGCCATGTTCCAAAGCTTGGTCTACTGGGTCATTGGAGCTTTGGCTGACGACTCTGAGATCCTTAGCAG GTATGTTGGTTTCTACAAGGGAGTGCAAAGTGCAGGGGCTGCTGTTGCCTGGCAAATTGATTCGCACAAAGTTCCAATGCTTTCCCAGTTGATTGTGAATTGGTCTCTCACTACAGTGAGTTATCCATTGCTGTTTGTTCTGGTCATGTTGGCAGTTCAGGATGATCACAATGATAAGGAAAGAATTGCCAATAATTTGGCTGACCCTGTTTCAGCAAAAGACACGAACAAGCCAGTTTAA